The genomic interval ttagttgatccaatactaaattctttgacctaacattataagaattgtatggagaatgacaaatttgatccgggagttaaagggttttaaGAGGCCaacataaagagtttctaaagctgatctctcgagcgttagccccttgTCACGGCagggctctgacgaagggctgacacTCGACTTTTCAGTCACTCAAAAGGCAGCTTCGTCAGCACAACCTTTTCCTCGGCTTTCTCCCTTCTCTTTTCGATTTGATTTTTCAGCTCGATACGATCAACTTCTCTGCGTCGTTCTTGTTTACATACCTTCTCAAATCATCTTCCGTGCAGCCATGTGGCACATTGAGCAGAAGAGTCCGCAGAATATCTTCACGGTCGTTAGCATTTGGTATTCCAATCTCAATTTCTCGATCCAGTCTACCCGGTCGGCGAAGGGCTGGGTCTATGGCGTCTGGACGGTTAGTGGCCGCCAAAAAGATCACGTGACTTGATGAAAAATTCTATAAATAATCACTTGAGTTTCAGTTTTATCTATTCTCTGACAAGCGGATTAATACTAATAATTCTTTGAGTTTGTAAACAACTAAACTCGTGTAAGGTCAAACTTCTTCACTCGCCTTGGGGAGCATAGGTCTTTTGTTCAGTTTAGATGGATTTTATGCGCTTATTTCCGAGACATAGATAGGCTCAGGGTCGAAAAActcctcctcatcatcatcgtcattatcattaaaaTAACAATCATAACCAAAATAATAACCATTTCAATCCTCACCGCTGTGTCTGCTCCATCCATCAGAGTGAGCAGAGTAGCCACTACTCTCTTCTCAAACTCATTTTGTACCTTATCTCTTTTGGGACACAAAGCATCCAGCTCATCTATGAATACGATAGCAGGAGCCCTCTCGCGAGCCTCGCGGAATATGTCCCTCAAACGTGCCTCTGTTTCACCGTAATATCTGGCGGGAAAAATAGAGAGAACAAAAAGGTTACTGAAAGATGGTGTTATTCAGTGAAAGACACAGCATAATTGGAGTAAAGGAACGATTTTTGCTTAGAATGCGCCACCACTGAGCTATAGAAGACTCGAGGCCGTTTAACTAGGTGCATGGTGACAAACTTCCCACACACTACTACGAAAGGAATGTCGAATGCGATGCCTTTGCGtgatgatgatgtaaatgaagatggtaaCTGTGTTGGACAGCCTTTTGCGCAATGCGAGTAATGTTTgtattgtgaaaatttttaatgtcgCGGGGTATGCTATTAATGAAGTATAAACGCTTTACAGACCTACTCAGAACATCCGGGCCATTAAGGCAGATAAAGTGGGCACCAGACTCCGCGGCCACTGCTTGTGCAATGAGGGTTTTCCCTGTTCCAGACGGACCGTGGAGCAAGACACCGCGCGGGGGTGGAATACCTGAACAATGAAGAAATGTTGTAGAGACAATTCATAGACCGTAAATGTTTATCAATTCCCACGACTTCCACAGGGGGACCaactgaagaaaggaaaacatcttTGAGAGTCCATGAagacaacagaaaaacaaccaaactgccaaaagcgcgggaaaacgcagacGACCAAGTCGTAattttttgcatctgattggttaagagagtggtgagagttttctgaaccaatccAAGAGCGAATTATAggaaaaccaaagcaatcacgGATTACGTTCgatacaaattgaaaattactctaatAGAGTATTGGTTACCCTAATTCATAGAGAATCCCCCTTCCTTTGGCTTTAAAGGAACTCACTTGTTATTTAACAACAACTTACCgtaatttgtaaacatttcagGATGTTTAAGAGGAAGTTCGATCATTTCACGCACCAGCGCAACTTGCTTATGAAGTCCTCCGATAGATTTAAaagttactttattttttaGCACGCTATGCTCACTTTGACGCACTCCGCGAGCGTGAATTGTCAGATGTGTTTCTTCTGgtgaaatataataaaatactGACGGACCATCACGTTGGTTTGGCTGGACATCTGACCGCAAAGTGTTTCCACATCCGTGCTCAATCTTCGCCTTTGCATGATACGATTGTTGCACAGAtccttcacttttttcttttgattccaCATCAACTAATTCGTCCTCAGTGTAGTTTTGTTTCTGATAATTAGATGACAAATTCCTCCGAATTGTCAAATCTTCAACATCACACGACATAGCTGCTTTTGCATCCATTCTTGTTCCTCTTTTAAGACTGAGCCTTTCCAGTTTGTCTGTAAGCTTTGAAGTTGAGGTGTTAGAAAATATTTGCTGGGGCTTAAATTCAGCTGGAGAAATTGAGTTTGTATCAAGTGTACAGGATCCAGTTAATCCTATAACCATTAGCTGCCGGGCTCTGCCATAGAATGTGACTTCTAATTTGTGTCCAGGATAGACATATTGATTCCCTGCAATGGTTTTGAACAAGTTTAATAAACAGTCCCCCAAGAGATAAATACAACCAGTAGGGTTGGGTAGGGATTGGGAGTAACAGTCTAGCACGACTCAACCAATTGGCATCTTACAATATGGTCTCCCTACCCCCCTCTCCATGAATATTTATTGACATACACACGCAATTGTAACATATTTGGTATCTTGACAGTCACAtgcagaaagagaaaaaatttgcaGTCAGGTTCCAGGAATATAAATGGTATGTCAAACAGAAGAGAATCTCATTGGTTTAGGTTGTTGAAGAAGTAACATAGGTCAGAGAAACCTATTAGTACTTACGTAAATCTTGAAGACAATAATCAGTAAACAGTTGATTCACTTCAAACTCCACTGCATCGCTAGAATGAAACAAAAGTAagtaaatcttttatttttgggtgGGAAGCCTTGTTAATTGGTGAGGGAGCTGCTACCACCAACTGACTGAGAACAAATTGGGTCATCCCCAACTCCCTtaatgcattttgtccagttgctCATACAAACAGCAATGTATAATTCATGTCAACTCTTGTACTGTGAGATACTGTTAGATTATTCAGCAGCATTTTATCTATGAAGCACAGTACATTGTGGAACAAGGCTCTCCATCAGTTGGCCTGAAAATGTCTCTACCTTCTCTGGGCTGTtagtaaccctttaacccctaggagtgactagcatctaatttctcccaacaatatcactCCTAAATCACATATaaagggtcatgagaataaagaaaatgatcaccaatgaaagaagcttttgattgggtaaacaaattctccttgtcagcaccttaagaaatgtatagagaacagtatggagaatatgcatactgatgttagggtgtaaagggttaattcttgTAACCAGAGTGCACATAAAGATGGATTGCATTTACTGCTAtgatagaaaaaggaaaagaatcaACCATTTACCACAACTCAAGTTCCACCCTTGCAGCATGTAACCACAGCTTTTTCAGTGCTCTAATGCTGACGAATTCACCTCCTGAAACCtaaaaaatgggaaaacttAGTGAATAGGGCCTTGTtgaataaaattacaaacttttcttcataataagaaacaaaaataaaagagattACCTGCAGATTCTCAAGAGACAGTTGTGATAATGCCACACCTGGGTAGAGAACACTATTAATCAGTAATTACCAGCAGCAATAATTTTATGCCCTTGATAAATTAAGCCATTGGAACATTGatgaaaaaatcaaatgttaTCCACCTACACTCTGGGGAGACTCCCGATGAAGGCCATGCCATACAGACAATCTGCCAATGTAATATACAATGATCTTATTATCATGCTCATACACTAAAAATGAACCATGTAAAAAATTATGAGcctttttctgaaacatttacCTCTAAGTTTTTTTGGTCTGACCTCAACACAACTCTTTTTCCAATGGGCAGGTTACACTCCCTCATTGTGTTACTGTTCAGCAAAATCACATTCTTTCGAGATGGCAGTGGCAGCTTACTATCTGATATAATCACAGTTAAACcataaaattaaacttaaaccCCTTCTAAGCATCCAGTTATAGCTTTGGGAGGTCTATCTCTATATAAAAATCCTGTCATTCTGGTTACTGAGGTTTAAGAATGACTGGGGCTTGTGATGACTGATCAGTGACAGATCAGGCCTTGTTATCACTTCTCTCCTACTCTAAAGTTGTTTTACAATGGCCTCATAGATATTTAGAAGATCCAAAGAATATTTACTgtgaaattttaacaaatttggCCAGAAATGTATCTAAAGAGTCCTCACTGGCAACATTCTAACCCCGTTCCAGGCCTTGAGTCCGGAAAGAGACCCTGTCCAAGACCCTTAAAATTCATCTATTCTGTTTAAGATTTAAGACTCCGGGAACTAGATCCTGTTTGGAGGGAATAACCGTCAGAATAACCCCAACCCAATCTCAATTAGGAAAAACCCACGGCCCACATTTTTCTCCTTGGACCCACTATCGTTCCAACttataaaaaaactttcaattcaGAAACCACTCAATTCTAAGATTGATTTAGAGCAAAAACTTGGTTTAAACTTAAAAACAACATCAGTATTAACCTTAGATCACTTCTATCTGACGAACCTGAAATCATTTTGTTGTTCCTCTCCACAGCGAGAGCGTGCAGGACACCATCTTGTATGAACGCGCACTTATGATCTTCGCTGGACGAATCTGCTCCACATACCGCCCTGTGATCAGCTAATTGACGAGAATACACCAGTCTTCCACATAATTCACACAACTGAAAGCTATCGAGCTTTTTCTTGCTCATCTTTCGCGCGGAAAAACacgtgaaattaaaaattttcaaagtaagGTTCACAtgacataaatataaataaatgataaccCGCTGACATATAGTAGTTCAGAATCAACATAGGTCCCAGTGCTCTACGTTATTTTGTTAAGATACGTGTGCAACCCGaacaataaattttgtttttattgcattgtaaaacaaaatttatcgAAGGAGAAAGCCACGTGTGTTGATCCCTCAACTCTCAAGAATAACCAAGACAATTTCTCCTGTCAATATCAATGCAATCTCAAGTAGACGGGTGGTGACAATGAAGAACAATATTAACAAAGGGGTTTTAACTTGATcccaaattctctgaactacctttaaaagaattgtatggcggACAGtaggagaaattacaaatgagatcttgggagtgaaagggtttttaagaaacaaattaaattaaaatgcaGGGAGAATGATGAGTTTATTCTTGGTTATATGGTACACCCAGGGGATCTACTTT from Pocillopora verrucosa isolate sample1 chromosome 14, ASM3666991v2, whole genome shotgun sequence carries:
- the LOC131773814 gene encoding ATPase family gene 2 protein homolog A isoform X1, encoding MSKKKLDSFQLCELCGRLVYSRQLADHRAVCGADSSSEDHKCAFIQDGVLHALAVERNNKMISDSKLPLPSRKNVILLNSNTMRECNLPIGKRVVLRSDQKNLEIVCMAWPSSGVSPECVALSQLSLENLQVSGGEFVSIRALKKLWLHAARVELELCDAVEFEVNQLFTDYCLQDLRNQYVYPGHKLEVTFYGRARQLMVIGLTGSCTLDTNSISPAEFKPQQIFSNTSTSKLTDKLERLSLKRGTRMDAKAAMSCDVEDLTIRRNLSSNYQKQNYTEDELVDVESKEKSEGSVQQSYHAKAKIEHGCGNTLRSDVQPNQRDGPSVFYYISPEETHLTIHARGVRQSEHSVLKNKVTFKSIGGLHKQVALVREMIELPLKHPEMFTNYGIPPPRGVLLHGPSGTGKTLIAQAVAAESGAHFICLNGPDVLSRYYGETEARLRDIFREARERAPAIVFIDELDALCPKRDKVQNEFEKRVVATLLTLMDGADTANFSSSHVIFLAATNRPDAIDPALRRPGRLDREIEIGIPNANDREDILRTLLLNVPHGCTEDDLRSFAELAHGYVGADLTAVCKEAGLMSFKRCLAEQNGLSTDDVGVQEEYLKERLLVTREDIMAAFRQVRPSAMREVSIDVPKVRWEDIGGNAVIKQKLKQAVEWPLKHPEAFQRLGIRPPKGILMYGPPGCSKTLVARALATESGLNFLAVKGPELFSKWVGESEKAVRQVFQKARAAAPSIVFFDEIDALAARRGSGGDDGGSSVSDRVLTQLLTELDGVETLKDVVMVAATNCPDMIDKALLRPGRIDRIVYVPLPDKNAREEIFKIHLNDTPLGDDVVMGDLAENTEMFSGAEITALCREAALMALQEDIESNEVLRRHFDEAFRAVKPRTSRELIEMYRKYQNESGVHSI
- the LOC131773814 gene encoding ATPase family gene 2 protein homolog A isoform X2, which codes for MFQKKAHNFLHGSFLVYEHDNKIIVYYIGRLSVWHGLHRESPQSVGVALSQLSLENLQVSGGEFVSIRALKKLWLHAARVELELCDAVEFEVNQLFTDYCLQDLRNQYVYPGHKLEVTFYGRARQLMVIGLTGSCTLDTNSISPAEFKPQQIFSNTSTSKLTDKLERLSLKRGTRMDAKAAMSCDVEDLTIRRNLSSNYQKQNYTEDELVDVESKEKSEGSVQQSYHAKAKIEHGCGNTLRSDVQPNQRDGPSVFYYISPEETHLTIHARGVRQSEHSVLKNKVTFKSIGGLHKQVALVREMIELPLKHPEMFTNYGIPPPRGVLLHGPSGTGKTLIAQAVAAESGAHFICLNGPDVLSRYYGETEARLRDIFREARERAPAIVFIDELDALCPKRDKVQNEFEKRVVATLLTLMDGADTANFSSSHVIFLAATNRPDAIDPALRRPGRLDREIEIGIPNANDREDILRTLLLNVPHGCTEDDLRSFAELAHGYVGADLTAVCKEAGLMSFKRCLAEQNGLSTDDVGVQEEYLKERLLVTREDIMAAFRQVRPSAMREVSIDVPKVRWEDIGGNAVIKQKLKQAVEWPLKHPEAFQRLGIRPPKGILMYGPPGCSKTLVARALATESGLNFLAVKGPELFSKWVGESEKAVRQVFQKARAAAPSIVFFDEIDALAARRGSGGDDGGSSVSDRVLTQLLTELDGVETLKDVVMVAATNCPDMIDKALLRPGRIDRIVYVPLPDKNAREEIFKIHLNDTPLGDDVVMGDLAENTEMFSGAEITALCREAALMALQEDIESNEVLRRHFDEAFRAVKPRTSRELIEMYRKYQNESGVHSI